In Orenia metallireducens, a genomic segment contains:
- a CDS encoding Spo0E family sporulation regulatory protein-aspartic acid phosphatase has translation MEHINSQIKILRRLLKAKVKEKNNNFLDPEIQKISQKLDDLLVSLLKDRF, from the coding sequence ATGGAACATATCAATTCACAAATTAAAATTCTAAGAAGATTACTTAAAGCTAAGGTTAAAGAAAAGAATAATAATTTCCTCGACCCTGAGATCCAAAAGATAAGTCAAAAATTAGATGACTTATTAGTAAGTTTATTAAAGGATAGATTTTAA
- a CDS encoding MFS transporter, protein MASKTVATFTVLLIASQSLTNILWGYLSDKYGHKLIILLSSLFNGLGLLAALLVNSLIEFYLVFILTGIALGGNKVSFMTIISEFCSFEERPTYIGITNTISGLTITIVSLIGGLLVDLINYELVFAISFIMVSIETLMLLTKVKKPCYHEF, encoded by the coding sequence ATGGCTAGCAAAACTGTGGCTACTTTTACTGTATTATTAATTGCTAGTCAGAGCTTAACAAATATCCTTTGGGGTTATCTTAGTGATAAATATGGCCATAAATTAATAATCTTATTATCCTCTCTCTTTAATGGGTTAGGATTATTAGCAGCTTTATTAGTAAATAGTTTAATAGAATTTTATTTAGTCTTTATACTTACTGGTATAGCTTTGGGAGGAAATAAGGTCTCTTTTATGACTATTATTTCTGAATTCTGTTCTTTTGAAGAAAGACCTACTTATATCGGTATTACTAATACAATCTCAGGTTTAACTATAACTATAGTATCTTTAATTGGTGGTTTATTAGTTGATTTAATTAATTATGAACTTGTCTTTGCTATCTCCTTTATTATGGTCAGTATTGAGACTCTTATGTTATTAACTAAAGTTAAAAAGCCCTGCTATCATGAATTCTAA
- a CDS encoding methyl-accepting chemotaxis protein: MKIIKRLKSLKSLKRSNFTIFSEVRLAFILLLVIIICMGTFIFYDTNKINNEVEDLKEEIIPMVQLDKELSNNLVSRQKRIYAWNSGLGGLSLGQNTIETEILDLKSYLKTDEEINIIDDLAKLNLEVKNKMIKLDKTLTNGLERKAYLREIDKLNFKIDIAFAKLNTYIWNNLEKKINIITNSTYSIKLRIILMTIINLLIGLILGIIINKHINKVTSNIRTETKEAALKSKTITHSATKMKEISDFVGQQVTKASEFIKVLMLGNENLSIAVKEVSIAINQMAAGIGDLAEKSEEVSKVGKDTYHLFQNTQSKIEWGNRIINQTVEDMKKLQMSINKISEISNKIMKITEQTNLLALNAAIEASRAGKYGQGFTVVAEEIKSLADESKTATGEVKIIVDEIETVAKQTLSNMTAEDSSTDNSIINLFVEINNLSKEVSEKMAQVIDLSEEQLAFNEQAEASSQEISASSEESLAQTEEVCSFADNMEEIIFELTEFNSKLHSKIEEQVDSSQQQLELINKVVQANTKLKKN; the protein is encoded by the coding sequence ATGAAAATAATAAAAAGATTAAAAAGCTTAAAAAGCTTAAAAAGATCTAATTTTACTATATTTAGTGAAGTACGATTGGCCTTTATTTTATTATTAGTTATAATTATCTGTATGGGTACCTTTATCTTTTATGATACCAATAAAATAAATAATGAAGTTGAAGATTTAAAAGAAGAGATAATCCCAATGGTCCAATTAGATAAAGAATTATCTAATAACTTAGTTAGTAGGCAAAAAAGAATTTATGCTTGGAATTCAGGCTTAGGTGGCCTTTCTTTAGGTCAAAATACTATTGAAACTGAAATTTTAGATTTAAAGTCCTATTTAAAGACTGATGAAGAGATTAATATAATTGATGATTTGGCTAAATTAAATTTAGAAGTAAAGAATAAAATGATCAAATTAGATAAGACATTAACCAATGGTTTAGAAAGAAAAGCTTATCTTAGAGAAATTGACAAATTAAACTTTAAAATAGATATAGCTTTTGCTAAATTAAATACCTATATTTGGAACAATTTAGAGAAGAAAATCAATATAATTACTAACTCTACTTATAGTATTAAACTTAGAATAATCTTAATGACAATTATCAATTTATTAATTGGCTTAATTTTAGGGATTATAATCAATAAACATATTAATAAAGTCACTTCTAATATCAGAACTGAAACCAAAGAGGCTGCTTTAAAGTCAAAAACAATTACTCATTCTGCTACTAAAATGAAAGAAATCTCCGATTTTGTTGGTCAGCAAGTTACTAAAGCATCTGAGTTTATTAAAGTACTTATGTTAGGAAATGAAAACCTAAGTATAGCAGTAAAAGAAGTATCTATAGCTATTAATCAAATGGCTGCTGGAATTGGAGATTTAGCTGAGAAATCAGAAGAAGTTTCAAAAGTAGGTAAAGATACATATCATCTTTTTCAAAATACCCAGTCTAAAATAGAATGGGGAAATAGAATTATCAATCAAACAGTTGAAGATATGAAAAAGTTACAGATGAGTATTAACAAAATCTCTGAAATTTCTAATAAGATTATGAAAATAACAGAACAGACCAACTTATTGGCTTTAAATGCAGCCATTGAAGCATCTAGGGCTGGTAAATATGGACAAGGGTTTACTGTAGTAGCAGAGGAAATTAAATCCTTAGCTGATGAGAGTAAGACGGCTACTGGAGAGGTTAAAATTATTGTGGACGAAATAGAAACTGTAGCTAAACAGACTTTAAGTAATATGACTGCAGAAGATAGCTCCACAGATAATTCCATTATTAATCTTTTTGTAGAAATTAATAATTTATCTAAAGAGGTTAGTGAAAAGATGGCACAAGTAATAGATTTATCAGAAGAACAATTAGCTTTTAATGAGCAAGCAGAAGCATCATCTCAGGAGATATCTGCATCTAGTGAAGAATCCTTAGCCCAAACTGAAGAGGTCTGCTCTTTTGCAGATAATATGGAAGAGATAATATTTGAATTAACAGAGTTTAACTCTAAGCTACATTCTAAGATTGAAGAACAAGTAGATAGTTCTCAACAACAACTTGAACTGATTAATAAAGTTGTTCAAGCCAATACTAAATTAAAAAAGAATTAA
- a CDS encoding galactokinase, translating to MENLKKELIKHFGDNGEQIKIVQAPGRVNLIGEHTDYNDGFVLPIAIDREITIAVQPREDKLIKIYSLNYSTEASFDLTNIQHNDEENWINYPQGVAKMLLDSGYELRGMNLVLTGNVPQGAGLSSSAALEVATALTFQLINGFELDRVAMAKLCQQAENKFVGVNCGIMDQFISALGKKDNALFVDCRSNEYQLVPIKTDEIKIVVANTNVEHSLVDSAYNQRLKECAQAVKIFDELLSKEVIALRDVSVAEFEEYKAKLPELIRNRAKHVIYENKRVQDTITAFKENNLSKVGELMIDSHQSLRDLYEVSCDELDYMVELALELDGVLGSRMTGAGFGGCTVNLVKEDAVELFKEKVSQGYLDKTGVKADIYICNIEDGAHELIFSSRE from the coding sequence GTGGAAAATTTAAAAAAAGAGTTAATTAAACATTTTGGAGATAATGGTGAGCAGATTAAAATAGTTCAGGCTCCAGGGAGAGTTAATCTAATTGGTGAGCATACAGATTATAATGATGGCTTTGTATTACCAATAGCAATTGATCGAGAAATTACCATAGCTGTTCAACCAAGAGAGGATAAGTTAATCAAGATCTATTCATTAAATTATAGTACAGAAGCTAGCTTTGACTTAACTAATATTCAACACAATGATGAAGAGAATTGGATTAATTATCCCCAAGGTGTAGCCAAGATGCTATTAGATAGTGGCTATGAATTAAGAGGAATGAATTTAGTATTAACAGGTAATGTACCCCAAGGAGCAGGATTGAGCTCTTCAGCAGCTCTAGAAGTAGCAACAGCTTTAACCTTCCAGTTAATCAATGGTTTTGAACTTGATAGGGTAGCCATGGCTAAATTGTGCCAGCAGGCAGAGAATAAATTTGTTGGTGTTAATTGTGGAATAATGGATCAATTTATCTCAGCATTAGGTAAGAAGGATAATGCTTTATTTGTTGACTGTCGTTCTAATGAATATCAATTAGTGCCAATCAAAACCGATGAGATTAAAATAGTAGTTGCTAATACTAATGTAGAACATAGCCTGGTAGATTCTGCTTATAATCAACGTTTAAAAGAATGTGCTCAAGCTGTTAAGATCTTTGATGAATTACTTTCTAAGGAAGTAATTGCTTTAAGAGATGTTAGTGTAGCAGAATTTGAAGAATATAAAGCTAAGCTACCAGAGTTAATTAGAAATCGAGCTAAACATGTTATCTATGAAAATAAACGGGTTCAAGATACAATTACAGCTTTTAAAGAGAATAATCTATCTAAAGTAGGAGAACTAATGATAGACTCTCACCAGAGCTTACGTGATCTATATGAAGTTAGCTGTGATGAGCTAGATTATATGGTTGAATTAGCATTAGAGCTAGATGGGGTTTTAGGTTCTAGAATGACAGGAGCAGGCTTTGGTGGTTGTACTGTAAACTTAGTTAAAGAAGATGCAGTAGAATTATTTAAAGAGAAAGTATCACAAGGCTATTTAGATAAAACAGGAGTTAAAGCTGATATTTATATTTGCAATATTGAAGATGGGGCCCATGAATTAATATTTTCTAGCAGGGAGTAG